Within Deltaproteobacteria bacterium, the genomic segment GGCATGGTAGGCAAACCGAGATCAACTATAAACAGGTCCGGAAGTTCTTCATCGAGACATTCCAGTGCCTCTTCGGCATTAAGATATTTTCCAATAACTTCATAATCCGGCTCTCTGTTAATAATAGCACTAACATTATTGAGAAGATCTCTATTATCTTCAACAATAGCTATTCGCATAAATACCCCCCCCCTACTTGTCGCTTTGATAAGCGTTGCAAGAAGTTTACCAAAGCAGCACTGTTTGTCAAGTCTTACTTTAGGGCACTTCTCTGTAATTATTATATTTTTTTCTTACCTCTCCCTCTTACTTGTGCTTAAATATCTTTATGATTAATGTATCCATCGAAAGGCTTTATCTTAATGACAGGGTCTCTATTAGTGATATTCATATCAGTTGCAGGCAGGCCATGTTTGTCTCTTCACCAATTCAGGTCATGGCCATCATCAAAGAAACGGGCCATAAAAATATCAACCTCCCCTTCAGCATTAAATCGTCCGATAAAACAATCGGCTTTTTCACACTCAACTTTTACTCTCCCCTTACCGCCCAGGCAGACCCTTTATATTTTGGAGGAGAAAATGATTGCCGCCTTGAATCCTTCATGATTGATGAAAGGTACCAGGGGAAGGGATTCGGCAATGCAGCAATAAGTGAAATCACTCAACTTTTGTCAAAAGACTACCCCCACATTAAGGGCCTGAAATTATCGGTCAACTTCCTTAACGAGATGGCAAAGCTATTTTATTTAAAATGCGGTTTTAAAGATACGGGAAAAGTTTATGAAGGAGGGCCGGCCGGGCCTCAGCATATCTACAGGCTGGACCTGTCAAAATCATGAGCATATAGCCCTGCACCTGGCAGGGGGGGGGTTATTATAACTTATTCTAAGTGCTAAATGATTTCCCTCAACCGCAACCACCGGTTGCATTGGGATTTTTAAGAACAGATGATGAGGCGAGAGTGAGGATTTACAAAAGGTTTAAGCTGAATATATAAAAAGAGCTTATTTGAACCGGCATATACCTGTGAAGATTGATGTGGCTTCTAACTTCAAGTAATATTGAAGAGTAAAGATTCAACACCTTTTATGTGCTATATTTAAAATAGAGTCCATATAAATGAGGGAAAATGATGTCAAAAATAAATAAATATGAAGGTAGAAAAATCACTGTCTTTTTCGATTCCGACAGGTGTATTCATTCCCGGAACTGTGTATTAGGCCTGCCATCAGTCTTTCGGGCAAACATAAAGGGAGAATGGGTAGATCCGAATGGGGCGTCAGCCGAAGAAATAGCCTCCATAGTGAGAACCTGTCCTTCAGGAGCACTTACCTATTGCAGAAGTGATTCAGGCTATGAGGAAATGGCGCCTCAGGTAAACCTCATTAAAACACTGGAAAACGGCCCCCTGTCAGTTCATGCAACCATCTTTTTCGAAGGGAAATCGACAGGCAACCGTGCCGTTC encodes:
- a CDS encoding GNAT family N-acetyltransferase encodes the protein MINVSIERLYLNDRVSISDIHISCRQAMFVSSPIQVMAIIKETGHKNINLPFSIKSSDKTIGFFTLNFYSPLTAQADPLYFGGENDCRLESFMIDERYQGKGFGNAAISEITQLLSKDYPHIKGLKLSVNFLNEMAKLFYLKCGFKDTGKVYEGGPAGPQHIYRLDLSKS
- a CDS encoding CDGSH iron-sulfur domain-containing protein, whose translation is MSKINKYEGRKITVFFDSDRCIHSRNCVLGLPSVFRANIKGEWVDPNGASAEEIASIVRTCPSGALTYCRSDSGYEEMAPQVNLIKTLENGPLSVHATIFFEGKSTGNRAVLCRCGASKNKPYCDGSHKEISFIATGEPRTGKIDPLEKRDGPLAITPLKDGPLIAEGNLELCSGTGRPLLRTQKTFLCRCGASANKPFCDGSHKKAGFKSD